The Mytilus edulis chromosome 4, xbMytEdul2.2, whole genome shotgun sequence nucleotide sequence ATATATCAGTGACACTTTGAGTACATTTTAGACATTTACACCTTCGACTTAAGTTTGCCATGcatatataataataacatttttagCCAAGTTGAAATGCTATTTAGTTTATTCACACATATACCTCATGTATTATACGCAAATGATCTTTGACAAATTCAAAGACGTTTAAATTCCAAGAAAATTTCTATAGAAATAGTGTTTCCTTGCGAGAACAACAGCTGCCAAGTTTGATCGAATCTAATAATTGAACGATGTGACTTTTCAACAACAAGTATACCAAAGAAGAACACAGTGTCTCTAAATTGGTTGAGAGTTtcttaataattgattttttcaTAGGCGTTTTcagtttttatatcaattttcttAACGTTGGTGAACATAATAGACTGTGCTTTACCAACTTTCTTGTTGGATCCATTCCCAATGTGAGCGATGCCGTATAACTGAACGAAAGTTtctacgaaaattggaatgattaACGACATCATTATGATTCCACACAAAGCGCATAAGGAGCAGGCTATTTTCCCCAAAAAGGATTTCGGTGTCAAATCTCCATAACCAACCGTTGTCAAGGTAACTAGGCCTAGCCACCATCCCTGGGGTATGCTATTGATATTGTCTCTTTCCTCTACCAAGAAAATAATATTTGCAAAAAGCAGCAAAATTATCACAATGTGGAAAAACAATACAAGAAGGTCTTTGGCATTTTTCCGAATTGAAAATTTCAGAACTTGTACAGCAGCTAAGTGTTGACAATACCGCAACAATCTTATAACTCTCAAAAACTTgataaaatcaataatatttgtGAGAATAGAGGAAAATTTGTATATGCTTTTCATATTAAACATTATAATGTCAACGTATGTACCAAAAAGAACAATACATTCAACAGCATtgagaaaattattaaaatatagttTTAAGCTTGGACAAACGCAAAGCCGTAATAATAGTTCTACTGTGAAGAAAGCTGTTGCAAGATAATCAATCTGATAGAAAATGTTATTCTTGAGAGTGACATCTGGTAATGTGGTTTTCAATGTGGTGTCCCGTCTTTCTCCCTCTTTGATATCGGTACCATCTTGTAGTCCCTCTggcgtaaaatttgaaaaagttgTTGAGATTTCAGGATTTCTTTCAATGAAATTGTCATCCTCATGGAAAAGTTCTTTATGGTCATCATCTTCAACAATGTCGAAATGAAAATCACTTCCACTGGTTATTAGATTAAGCATTTTACAGTCGTATTTTCCGAAATATTTTTTCACTTCAACGTCCATGTTATGATCGGCGGAAACATACTCATGCCATTCACACGCGGTTAGGGTTCTTCTATACTCTGGCAAAGAGCTGAGAGCGAGCGTAATTACGGACAGTAAGACGAAACCAATACCAACGAACAGGAATAACTGAAAAGAATAAATCAAGGAATGTAAATTAATAAGTTGGGGTTTTTTTGCAGACTTTTTCGGGGAATTTTTAGTCTCgaaaaaaagtgataaaaagTGTTTTGGTCTGGTGTCAATGTGAACACCATTTCTGCAATAACCTccaataaatatacaattccttcaATACGTAAGGGTAACCCAAGATGATGTAAATAGTGTAcgcttttattttatatattatcgGCAAATCGAAATACTAGCTTGTACCATTCGTACAGGGTTGTTTTCTTCGGCTAAGATATTCAAATCTCATTATTTCAGTAATTAGATAAAAAGAGGACAAAACAAAACGTAGGTTATCACGTTTACCTGGGagaaactttatataaaaaaggtgCTAGTCTTCCAAACTCCCGTCTTAAAGTGTGTATCATATCTTCCTCCCTTCTTGGGCACCTAGTTTTGCATAGATTAGTTACAGCTGattagtttttagtttttttataaactcgATCCGTCTCATTCGGATTTGACTTAATGTGATTTTTTATGGTCATTTTAGGGTCGTCAgcttccttggaggaaatacaaTACATTTCCTTACCAAATATTTGGATAAAAAAGATaatgatgaaggccgtacggtgacctatagtcgttgatgtctgtgtcattttggcctcttgtggacagttgtctcattggtaatcataccacatcttctattttatatataaatattcaaattgaTTTTTGTATAGAAGTTTTAATCCCTTtgaatttttaattacttttccttatttttgtattcagATGGATACATCTTATAAGCGCTCATTAAAAAACCTTTAATAagcaaatgtttaaataaaaaaaaaaagattgaatgtataaattaatttttgaattgaaGTTTTCATCCATTTGAACTTTTTTAATTCCCTTTTCCCTATTATTTCTGCATTAAGATGGATATATGTTATAAGCGCTAATTGAAATACATTTCCTTatcaattaaagaaataaaaaagccTAAATATTCAAATTGATTCTTGTATAAGAAAATGTCTGAGCTTGGAAGCGAATCTTTTTACATAGCCAATTTCATAATATAGGCAGAGGAATGAGGGTAAGTCAACCATTACCGCTTACCTGAAATAAGATGTACATCTTGACCCACTTCTCTGGAATTCAAATGTTTCCCCATTATAAAGGAACGTTATTCATCATGTTTAATGTGATGAGTCGTGTCGAATTACATTAATAAAGGTGTTAGTAAATTgacaatttataaacaaaaacaatatttttgattATAGGTAATACATTGACGTACATGTATAGCCAATtaagatataaacaataaaatataagaataacATGACTGGTGTTTTATTAGTTAAAAGTTAAGTTGGTTATGAATTATAGTTATAGTTCAATATAAGGAACAATTATAGTTTTGAAAAAGTTTTGCTTTAATTACTATTTCTtgaagaatttttaaaaacacGACCAAATGACTACAAAATGCGAATATTAACGCGTTACATTCATAGCTTAATGGCAAACGTGACATGGCTTCAAAATCCAACGAAAAGATGTATGGTAAACTGTTTTTATTGTCTTGCTTATAATACTTTTGTTAAACAAGTAAACATaagaataaaaagaataaatCGCTTCCGCCCTAAAGTCTGTTGGTACCTCGTTCACTTTCATCTCATTGTTATTCATTGTAACTGCTTTCCTCTCTTTCCTTTGCTACATTTAACCATGTCTTATCTTTCTTACCTATTATTACCATGACTGTCCTTACCTTTCCTTTACTACATGTAACCATGTCCTTATCTTTCTTACCTTTGATAACCGTGTTATTTCCTTCCGTACCTTTGCTAGCCATGTCCTTTCCTTTTATATCTTTGCTAACCATGTCCTTATCTTTGCTAGCCGTGTCCTTTCCTTTCTTACCTTTGCTAGCCATGTCCTTTCCTTTTATATCTTTGCTAACCATGTCCTTATCTTTGCTAACCATGTCCTTATCTTTGCTAGCCATGTCCTTTCCTTTCTTACCTTTGCTAGCCATGTTCTTATATTTCTTACTTTTGCTAACCATGACCTTTCCTTTCCTTTCTTACCTTCGTTAACCATGTCCTTTCCTTTCCTTTATTACCTTTGCTAGACATGTCCTTTCCTTTTCTTTATTAGCTTTGTTAACCATGTCCTTTCATTTCCTTTCTTACCTTCGCTAACCATGTTCTTTCCTTATAATCAATAATCCTCCAGATACGATTTTTACTACTGCATGGTTTTGAAGTACCTTTGTCGCTTTGTATAATACTGTTCTTGAACTCTGCTTTAGTTTTGTAACTTTCTAAAAACTGGACGTAATTCATTAAACAGCATTGTTCCATAAGTTCATGATCTATTTCCCAGTACTCTAATTCCTCTTTGAAAACATTTGGACAAACGTTTGACGGCAAGTGTAATTTTCCGGTCTGATAAAACATTAGGATTGATTCAAAAGCCATGGATGGTCTATTAAAATATAGTTCTTCTTGCTTTGTGTTTTGAGATGCACTTACTAGTTTTCCTAAGCGTGAGCTAGGATGAGTAAGAAGAGATTTTCGAGTAACTTCGTATTTATTCCCAGATATGTTCAAAAGAATTCTGTTCGAATTTGTAAAGGTTTCCATCTTAAGTTTACTTGGAATGATATCCAATAATATGTAACACCAACCTTACAAAGTTAAAGAGATTCCAGAACTGAAATATTTATAGCATAATCGAATGAAGTATTGATAGTTAGggaaatgaaagaaaattgtAAACActcattaaaacaataaaaaaccaattatatTCTCAATGGGAATGCACTATCaatgtttttcctttttattcTAGTCAATGTATGAGCTTATTCTATCAGCATGTCTGGTATTTGAAGATTAATTCCATCTTATTCTAAGCCTATTGGTAGATTTTAATTAGGTGGTTTGTATTGAAATTGATGATTTGGAAAGATATATTAATGTCATCCTCAGTACGTGAAACCTTTTATAAACACATTTGATATCACCTAGGATGTTAGTTCatatcaataaaattaattaataaaaaacattcaaaaagttATCCCCATAACAAATACCTTATAAGAAATAGGTTTGGATCCTAACTCAAATGTAGTAAATACCAAAAAGCaaagtaaaaaatatacaaaagcaCGACAATGAAAGAACAAATTGTGAACTATATCAAATCGGAAGTTAATCTATGAAGCAACATTCGAGCAGCATATGCATATGGAGTATACATCTCCCTGTTGATATGACATTTCAGGGCTTGCGTTTCCTACTATGATTTCATTGacagaggattgctgctcacaaggaaactttTTAACCAAGAGCTCAAAGTggagaagttgaaatcatcccatcGAAAATTTACCGttatggaaaaaagtaaaatcacaaaaatactgaactctgaggaaaattcaaaacggaaagtccctaatcaaatggcaaattcaaatgataaaatacatcaaacgaatgaacaaaaactttcatattcctgacttggtacaggctttttcttAAGTAGTGAATGGGGGATTAAATCTGGTTTCAAAGCAAGTTTAACCTTTCACTTGTAGGACATTCGCGTAAAATTCCATTATACTCACAAttatgtgtgagcaaaacaaacagatgtTATAGGTTAACATGTCAAAAATCCGGTACAGCAATCAATAGTGTGAAatattttaatcactataaaaaaaactttgtcaTTAAAGAAGAACAAAACGGCCTGTAGACACTCAAAAGACAaggtaaataaacaaaaatgaaaggcTGGAATACAAAACATGATATTACCTGGAAAATGACTAAAGATggaaaatatacacaaaaaaattaaaagatgataAACACCGTCAGTAACTATAATCTATACTCCAAGACCAtgaagaccatcatgtattatttgtgaagttttcTCCGAAAATGGTGACATTTTATAAAGTTTGAGTaacagctgcaagctcttgaatacatAAGGAGTTGGGAAATGTTCATCCCATATTCAGGTGAATTTATTATATTACTGATTAGGTGGAgggaatttataattttaaaattggaatcatctcgtttgtcgtagattctggtactgagatgaccgattatgtcaaattcgaggtataagaaTAAGATCGAGAAGAGGAAGCCTTGTTTttcgtttctttaatttctatttcTGCAGGATacattaatggaacccaatcagaaaagtttggattgttcatggaaagaacatcatcaatatatcagaatattaaattatataaccagacttctttgatttttttagtgtCTGATGGAACTCCGATTATAACTTAGAACCCACGTCCTCCCGAGTTCGAGGAGAACGTGCAACAACGAGACCACCAAGCCGGCACTTTTAGATACAGGTTTTGTGGTGAATGTGAACTTGAAACTAAAGAACCTAGCTAGCAGGGTGTCTTCAAAAAAGGTTACTGTATAAATTCTGCTACATACGAACACAAAATCAAGACATCAGGCAATGGTACACAATTAATACTCGATAGAATACTAATTAACAACTCCATACTTAAATATTAATTGACCAAACTCCTCAAATTTGTTATTGATCAAAATGTCATACTGTAAAATTGCAAAGATTATGACAAGAGATTTTCGATATACGTCTCTAGAAAGAATCGATACGTGAATCTGATTGCCAGTGCTGGTTGAATATACTAATCACACTTAGTACTTTTAATGGCAATCTTTAAAGGAATAAATAATGATCagtaaaggcaaaagtagtataccactgtccaaaagtcataaatcaattgcgagaaaaaaaatccgggttgcaactaaaaccgagggaaacagatcaactataagagaaaagcAACGAAACAGCAGACACAGTgaagttcaacaaaaaaaaacgacaatgcaacacacacagaaacgaactataagataacaactgctattttcctgacttggtacaggacattttaattaagacaaaatggtgggttgaacctggttttgtggctagccaaaactCTTTTATTGTAATGCTAAATATACTACTAAAACGACAACATTAcctgacaggaatacagtacaaataaatgtaagaaCATTCTGGACAGAGAAATAccaaaaaaacaatacaatagtaGATTTTGACATGCTAACCACAGAAAAACAACAAACACGTAAAACAACCCACGACATCACACAAATACAGCACAACAGAACCACGAACTGTCCGTCACACGACTCGAAAAATAAAATTGTGGAGAGAGAAAAATATAACAGCTGAAACATTGAAATTTGCGAAGAAAACTGCAGCTGATATTTCTTTAAACAATGTGTGCCACTTTATATAGTCAGCCTATAAAACAGCATGAACAATGTGGATATGCAAGACATACTTAAAGAGAAATGAAAATCACTTCAATCCACAACAAAAGTAATAAACTTATAAATTTCCTATGATTACGACCATATCAATAAtgattcatgtcaacacagaagtgttgactactgggatgATGATACCCTTGGGGAATAAAAAtttcaccagcagtgacatcgacccagtagttgtaaataaacttatcatagataccaggattgaaattttgtatttacgcaagacgcgcgtttcgtctacaaaggactcaaCAGTGACGTtcgattaaaaaaaagttataaggccaaacaaagtaTGAAATTGAAGGGCAGCGAAGATACaaaaatttttaaagatttttaaactgACGGAATTTAATTCGACGTAGACAAAGTCATTAAAATAGAAGTATTGTATATTTAACAATTATGAAGCACAATTGAATCCGGCTTGAGACTATTTGTTCtagttttgcaaaaaaaaatatttttaaaagtgccTTACTGTGTTTggataatttgtttaaaagaaacAATAGATTATCAATCGATGAATGTTTTATAATCAAACCAAATTGTTTTTGTGTGATCATTAGTATATCTTCTCACTAAATAGTTGCTTTtctacacacacacacacacaaacaaacgtTAATCATAGATACAACGTTCTTGTTTTAGGTCACGAGAAATATAACTTTGTGCCAAGAACATAACCGATTCAACAAATAGAAACTAAGACGACACCATGAAAATGTTGAACTCCTTGgacgacaacatatttgtttaatatgataGAATTATATTCCAACTCGTTCAAATTTTGTACTCCTACTCATATTACATACAAGGAATTCATACTAAACTTTCTGAAATACAAATGGGAAAAGTTTTTTGCCAATTCCGTAATATCACTTTTAGATATATTCATTAACACATAACTCAATGAGATTGAtttatgtaataaatgttttgaaaattcttttaaaatccaATTTCTTCAACAAAACTAAAGTCGTATACTAATTGTCACATTTGTTTTAACGAAAGTAAGACAAGTGAGACGGGTGAGAATATTCGAGGGTCACACCATGTTTTTAAATGTGAAATGACAAATTGTAAACGAACAGTCTCGCTTAAAcaaagaataatttaatttttgaagtaacgcgtcttctgataggctgacgttattttgttatcagctcatagacatactttagtcatgtgaccgtgacgtcgtcaactttttttcatggttttctacagtttaaaatggaatttagaattaaattataagaaatgactgtaatattttttctgtctattcgaaataacataaaaaatgtggtgcacactgttaaataacccgctacgcgcgttattcagtgtgcaccaaatattttatgttatttcgaacaGTCGTTCCTTAAATGATAACAAGTTTTTAACTGACTGAAATTTGTATATTTCTGTAAGAGCGTGTTTTAAAGAATTGTTTATTTGTATCCGCATAAGATATTGACTTAAGTGAAATCTATAATTTGGTTTTGTGTCAGATCAGATAACCCTGGTGGTATCTTAAAAGGACTCTATACCATGATCTCTATTCTACTAGCATGTTCATCGTGTCTTATGTTGCCTTTAAAAGAAGATCATGAGATGAGTATTAAGAAAAGAATGAATTTAAAGaccttttctgtattttataaattgtcTGTGTACATAACAGTGAACACTATGTCTTGATAAGGAAAAAAAAGATAATCCACAACAATGAATTGTATAAAATATAGCACAACTACTTAATctaataaaatttcaaacaatctATGCTACTTCAAGATATTTTATGAACGTATACATTTATCTTCATGCGGAATGACgctcaaaaaccaaaacaacaaAAGAAATGAAAGCAAAGGGTGGATAAAACATCAAGAGCTAAATGGCAAGAATGGACATGCAAGGATAGCCTACACTCTAGGGTCAACATTTCCAGATGCTGTCCgactttctttatattttctcaGTAAAAATCAGTACCTATACATCTATTAGTTTTACAGTTTCATCACATTGATAAATCTAAATGTGTTATTCGAAAATTACTCCATTGACTgcatattttttggcaaaaattcAGTTACCTGAAAATGTCAAAGTTAGTATGCGCAAAACAGCAGAAACTCAATAACTTTATTAATTGACTTCTTTAAGTTCATACAGTTTTCATCAAATACGAATGAAGATAAGAAGTAAACAGATCAGTTCTAATTTTTTATTAAAGGAATTATGAGAATTTGAATACTTCAGGAGCTATACGACCAAAAGATACATAAAAGATTAGCCAAATTATGCAGACGTCAGCTTTCCTAAAGAGAaatgaaacctttttttttctaaatgattttaaatttccaaattttaaattagaatGAAAGAAAATTGTATACTATCATACCAGTACCGAGACATTGATTGATAATTAGTTGATAAAACCCCTCGGGAACCAACAGTCAATCAACAGTGTAATAGGATGAATATTTACAAGTATTTAACTCAAAATCACAAATCATGTTTAATTCATCGTAATTTGGTCCAATCAATTAGTGATCGTATTTGATCATTCTGTTAAGGTCTAAGGAAACATTAAAGATTACTCAATTACAATTGTAATAAGATGTTTATACAACCataaatcgaaatatttataatatttataacgATTTCACAAAGACGGTAGAGGCTAAATATTGTAATGTTGAATCATTTTGCTTTGGGTCAATTAcgtattttgattttgccaaataGAATTCAATGTCCAATTAAgtatataaattaattattaattttaacaCCTGAAATGGATCAAAATAGTAAAAGTGAAACCTCAGCGTCAATGGTGGATATTTTGGAAGAATTAATctaaaataatatattaagtGCAATAATTTGACTTGAGAACCTTATAGTAGAGCAATTGGATTTacattttgttaataaaaaaaaatgtaaaacgatTTTTTATTTGACACCTGAAAtggaacaaaacaaaacaccaGAGACAAAATATGATATATTCATGAATTGGCCTAACAAAATGTACATCATTGGCAACAGTTTGACATTCAACTGATGTTAGATCTTTTCAAATTACATTTTATTAATTAAAgtgttgttaaaatattttttttatctgtatatcAATTAAAAAGGATACCCAAACGTTTGATGCGTTAACCTTTCTACCTATAAAATAGATATAATTGccggtttttttttctcactcgTTTTATCAAATTAATGGTTTAGTTATCATTGGAGTAAGTCTTTTAGTTACATTGGAAATTTTGATGAAAGTGTTTAACTTTGGCACCTTCTGATTATGCGCCAAGTTTAACAAATATCCCAATTTACAGCAATTTCATCGCTGTATGaaattttagtcctcaatgctcttcaacttcgtactttattattttttttattcgagcgtcacttagtcttttgtagacgaaacgcgcgcctggcgtaaatacaaaatttcattcctTGGATCAATAATGAGTTTTTTTTCTATAACAGCTGTAAcacttttggtaaaaaaaaacacctgttGTGAAAATGAAACTCCTGTTTGTTTTACAAGAAGCTattaaatcattttgaatttaaagttagaaagataaACGCGAATAGTCTTTAAACCTCTTCAAAAAAGGATAACGTCTTTCAAGAAGCGAAAGAAAATATTCATCTAGCTGAATTCCGTTTACATTCAAATTCTGTAATTTTGATACTGTTAAATTATAGAAATATTGATATGGATTCAGGAGTTTCTTGTCGAGATACAAGTATAAAAACGGCTAGCGTCTAATTTATGAAATACTGATAAATATGATAACAAGACAAACTATTGTTGTATTGCGAGACAAGAAGCTAgagaaataacaaaaaagaacgataaagaattgaaaattttagaaacaaaaagaCTTTTGTAAATGCATGTCGTGctcatgaaatatttgacacgagaaattttattttagaaacatTTGAAAGTGTCTGCAAAATTTGCATCTGTATCTAAATTCAATGAAACATTCTACACAGTCTGAAACGTTTGTAGGCCTAAAGTTATTCTAACTTTGTTAGACTAAGTGTTTATGCTTTTGTATGATGAAGAGGATGAAATATTCTATTGAAATCACAATTTTCGGTTACCATGATAGAACTAAGACTACTTTTCCGTATAAAAAATTTGACAGATTTTCCATAACTTAAAGAAGAACTTGTGGTTAAAATAGCTACACATCAAACAGGAATTTTAACTTAACCGCACATTATTATTTTGATCAAGTTATTCTTTTCCCGCTAATATGGCaatgtttaaaatatgtttaaaatgacaacactacgtggtAGAAATACAGTACACGCAAAACCAGGAATACTTAGCACAGAGAAACGCATATATATTAATGTAATAGTAAATTTCAACATGTAAACCgaaaaataacaacagacttcttCCTTCAAAAAACAGCAGAGCAAACCACAAACAGTGACGTATTTTTCTGACTAATATATgatattgaaattcatacaattatatGAGATCCAAACATTTACAACTATTTTTACaatactagtccaaataattatcatGACTATGACagtcttgaaagtttatattAAATTAATGGACTAACCCAATCCAATCGTGGA carries:
- the LOC139521410 gene encoding potassium voltage-gated channel protein Shaw-like — its product is METFTNSNRILLNISGNKYEVTRKSLLTHPSSRLGKLVSASQNTKQEELYFNRPSMAFESILMFYQTGKLHLPSNVCPNVFKEELEYWEIDHELMEQCCLMNYVQFLESYKTKAEFKNSIIQSDKGTSKPCSSKNRIWRIIDYKERTWLAKVRKEMKGHG